The following coding sequences are from one Onychomys torridus chromosome 16, mOncTor1.1, whole genome shotgun sequence window:
- the Pde1b gene encoding calcium/calmodulin-dependent 3',5'-cyclic nucleotide phosphodiesterase 1B isoform X2, giving the protein MANPVPVQRSHLQGPILRLRYMVKQLENGEVNIEELKKNLEYTASLLEAVYIDETRQILDTEDELRELRSDAVPSEVRDWLASTFTQQTRAKGRRAEEKPKFRSIVHAVQAGIFVERMFRRTYTAVGPTYSTAVHNCLKNLDLWCFDVFSLNRAADDHALRTIVFELLTRHSLISRFKIPTVFLMSFLEALETGYGKYKNPYHNQIHAADVTQTVHCFLLRTGMVHCLSEIEVLAIIFAAAIHDYEHTGTTNSFHIQTKSECAILYNDRSVLENHHISSVFRMMQDDEMNIFINLTKDEFVELRALVIEMVLATDMSCHFQQVKSMKTALQQLERIDKSKALSLLLHAADISHPTKQWSVHSRWTKALMEEFFRQGDKEAELGLPFSPLCDRTSTLVAQSQIGFIDFIVEPTFSVLTDVAEKSVQPLADDDSKSKSQTSFQWRQPSLDVDVGDPNPDVVSFRSTWTKYIQENKQKWKERAASGITNQMSIDELSPCEEETPPSPAEDEHNQNGNLD; this is encoded by the exons ATGGCAAACCCTGTTCCTGTCCAGAGGAGTCACCTCCAGGGGCCCATCCTTAG GCTGCGATACATGGTGAAGCAGTTGGAGAATGGGGAGGTTAACATCGAGGAGCTGAAGAAAAACTTGGAATACACAGCTTCCCTCCTGGAGGCTGTCTACATCGATGAGACACG GCAAATTCTGGATACTGAGGATGAGCTTCGGGAGCTTCGGTCAGATGCTGTGCCTTCAGAGGTGCGGGACTGGCTGGCCTCCACCTTCACCCAGCAGACCCGAGCCAAAGGTCGCAGGGCAGAAGAGAAGCCCAAGTTCCGAAGCATTGTGCATGCTGTGCAGGCTGGGATCTTCGTGGAGCG GATGTTCCGGAGAACATATACTGCTGTGGGCCCCACGTATTCTACTGCAGTCCACAACTGTCTCAAG AACCTGGACCTCTGGTGCTTTGATGTCTTTTCCTTGAACCGGGCAGCAGATGACCACGCTCTGAGGACCATTGTTTTTGAGTTGCTGACTCGGCATAGTCTCATCAGCCGCTTCAAG ATTCCCACTGTGTTTCTGATGAGTTTTCTGGAGGCCTTGGAGACAGGCTATGGGAAATATAAAAACCCTTACCACAACCAGATCCACGCAGCTGATGTTACCCAGACAGTCCATTGCTTCCTTCTCCGCACAGGCATGGTG cACTGCCTGTCAGAGATTGAGGTCTTGGCCATCATTTTTGCTGCAGCCATCCATGACTATGAGCACACAGGCACAACTAACAGCTTCCACATCCAGACCAA GTCAGAATGTGCCATCCTATACAACGATCGCTCGGTGCTGGAGAATCACCACATCAGCTCTGTTTTTCGAATGATGCAAGACGATGAGATGAACATTTTTATCAATCTCACCAAGGATGAGTTTGT AGAACTTCGGGCCTTGGTTATTGAGATGGTGTTGGCCACAGACATGTCCTGCCATTTCCAGCAAGTGAAGTCCATGAAGACAGCCCTGCAGCAGCTGGAAAG GATTGACAAGTCCAAGGCCCTATCTCTTCTGCTTCATGCTGCTGACATCAGCCATCCAACCAAGCAGTGGTCAGTCCACAGCCGCTGGACCAAGGCCCTAATGGAAGAGTTCTTCCGCCAG GGTGAcaaggaagcagagctggggctGCCCTTCTCTCCACTCTGTGATCGTACCTCCACATTGGTGGCTCAGTCCCAGATAG GTTTCATTGACTTCATTGTGGAGCCCACCTTCTCTGTGCTGACTGATGTGGCAGAGAAGAGTGTCCAGCCCTTGGCAGATGATGACTCCAAATCTAAAAGTCAGACTAG CTTCCAGTGGCGCCAGCCTTCTTTAGATGTAGACGTAGGAGATCCCAACCCTGATGTGGTCAGTTTCCGCTCCACCTGGACCAAGTACATTCAGGAGAACAAACAGAAGTGGAAGGAACGGGCAGCAAGTG GCATCACCAACCAGATGTCCATTGATGAACTATCCCCCTGTGAGGAAGAGACCCCGCCCTCCCCTGCAGAAGATGAGCACAACCAGAATGGGAATCTGGATTAG
- the Pde1b gene encoding calcium/calmodulin-dependent 3',5'-cyclic nucleotide phosphodiesterase 1B isoform X1: MELSPRSPPEMLESDCPSPLELKSAPSKKMWIKLRSLLRYMVKQLENGEVNIEELKKNLEYTASLLEAVYIDETRQILDTEDELRELRSDAVPSEVRDWLASTFTQQTRAKGRRAEEKPKFRSIVHAVQAGIFVERMFRRTYTAVGPTYSTAVHNCLKNLDLWCFDVFSLNRAADDHALRTIVFELLTRHSLISRFKIPTVFLMSFLEALETGYGKYKNPYHNQIHAADVTQTVHCFLLRTGMVHCLSEIEVLAIIFAAAIHDYEHTGTTNSFHIQTKSECAILYNDRSVLENHHISSVFRMMQDDEMNIFINLTKDEFVELRALVIEMVLATDMSCHFQQVKSMKTALQQLERIDKSKALSLLLHAADISHPTKQWSVHSRWTKALMEEFFRQGDKEAELGLPFSPLCDRTSTLVAQSQIGFIDFIVEPTFSVLTDVAEKSVQPLADDDSKSKSQTSFQWRQPSLDVDVGDPNPDVVSFRSTWTKYIQENKQKWKERAASGITNQMSIDELSPCEEETPPSPAEDEHNQNGNLD, translated from the exons GCTGCGATACATGGTGAAGCAGTTGGAGAATGGGGAGGTTAACATCGAGGAGCTGAAGAAAAACTTGGAATACACAGCTTCCCTCCTGGAGGCTGTCTACATCGATGAGACACG GCAAATTCTGGATACTGAGGATGAGCTTCGGGAGCTTCGGTCAGATGCTGTGCCTTCAGAGGTGCGGGACTGGCTGGCCTCCACCTTCACCCAGCAGACCCGAGCCAAAGGTCGCAGGGCAGAAGAGAAGCCCAAGTTCCGAAGCATTGTGCATGCTGTGCAGGCTGGGATCTTCGTGGAGCG GATGTTCCGGAGAACATATACTGCTGTGGGCCCCACGTATTCTACTGCAGTCCACAACTGTCTCAAG AACCTGGACCTCTGGTGCTTTGATGTCTTTTCCTTGAACCGGGCAGCAGATGACCACGCTCTGAGGACCATTGTTTTTGAGTTGCTGACTCGGCATAGTCTCATCAGCCGCTTCAAG ATTCCCACTGTGTTTCTGATGAGTTTTCTGGAGGCCTTGGAGACAGGCTATGGGAAATATAAAAACCCTTACCACAACCAGATCCACGCAGCTGATGTTACCCAGACAGTCCATTGCTTCCTTCTCCGCACAGGCATGGTG cACTGCCTGTCAGAGATTGAGGTCTTGGCCATCATTTTTGCTGCAGCCATCCATGACTATGAGCACACAGGCACAACTAACAGCTTCCACATCCAGACCAA GTCAGAATGTGCCATCCTATACAACGATCGCTCGGTGCTGGAGAATCACCACATCAGCTCTGTTTTTCGAATGATGCAAGACGATGAGATGAACATTTTTATCAATCTCACCAAGGATGAGTTTGT AGAACTTCGGGCCTTGGTTATTGAGATGGTGTTGGCCACAGACATGTCCTGCCATTTCCAGCAAGTGAAGTCCATGAAGACAGCCCTGCAGCAGCTGGAAAG GATTGACAAGTCCAAGGCCCTATCTCTTCTGCTTCATGCTGCTGACATCAGCCATCCAACCAAGCAGTGGTCAGTCCACAGCCGCTGGACCAAGGCCCTAATGGAAGAGTTCTTCCGCCAG GGTGAcaaggaagcagagctggggctGCCCTTCTCTCCACTCTGTGATCGTACCTCCACATTGGTGGCTCAGTCCCAGATAG GTTTCATTGACTTCATTGTGGAGCCCACCTTCTCTGTGCTGACTGATGTGGCAGAGAAGAGTGTCCAGCCCTTGGCAGATGATGACTCCAAATCTAAAAGTCAGACTAG CTTCCAGTGGCGCCAGCCTTCTTTAGATGTAGACGTAGGAGATCCCAACCCTGATGTGGTCAGTTTCCGCTCCACCTGGACCAAGTACATTCAGGAGAACAAACAGAAGTGGAAGGAACGGGCAGCAAGTG GCATCACCAACCAGATGTCCATTGATGAACTATCCCCCTGTGAGGAAGAGACCCCGCCCTCCCCTGCAGAAGATGAGCACAACCAGAATGGGAATCTGGATTAG
- the Pde1b gene encoding calcium/calmodulin-dependent 3',5'-cyclic nucleotide phosphodiesterase 1B isoform X3, with the protein MVKQLENGEVNIEELKKNLEYTASLLEAVYIDETRQILDTEDELRELRSDAVPSEVRDWLASTFTQQTRAKGRRAEEKPKFRSIVHAVQAGIFVERMFRRTYTAVGPTYSTAVHNCLKNLDLWCFDVFSLNRAADDHALRTIVFELLTRHSLISRFKIPTVFLMSFLEALETGYGKYKNPYHNQIHAADVTQTVHCFLLRTGMVHCLSEIEVLAIIFAAAIHDYEHTGTTNSFHIQTKSECAILYNDRSVLENHHISSVFRMMQDDEMNIFINLTKDEFVELRALVIEMVLATDMSCHFQQVKSMKTALQQLERIDKSKALSLLLHAADISHPTKQWSVHSRWTKALMEEFFRQGDKEAELGLPFSPLCDRTSTLVAQSQIGFIDFIVEPTFSVLTDVAEKSVQPLADDDSKSKSQTSFQWRQPSLDVDVGDPNPDVVSFRSTWTKYIQENKQKWKERAASGITNQMSIDELSPCEEETPPSPAEDEHNQNGNLD; encoded by the exons ATGGTGAAGCAGTTGGAGAATGGGGAGGTTAACATCGAGGAGCTGAAGAAAAACTTGGAATACACAGCTTCCCTCCTGGAGGCTGTCTACATCGATGAGACACG GCAAATTCTGGATACTGAGGATGAGCTTCGGGAGCTTCGGTCAGATGCTGTGCCTTCAGAGGTGCGGGACTGGCTGGCCTCCACCTTCACCCAGCAGACCCGAGCCAAAGGTCGCAGGGCAGAAGAGAAGCCCAAGTTCCGAAGCATTGTGCATGCTGTGCAGGCTGGGATCTTCGTGGAGCG GATGTTCCGGAGAACATATACTGCTGTGGGCCCCACGTATTCTACTGCAGTCCACAACTGTCTCAAG AACCTGGACCTCTGGTGCTTTGATGTCTTTTCCTTGAACCGGGCAGCAGATGACCACGCTCTGAGGACCATTGTTTTTGAGTTGCTGACTCGGCATAGTCTCATCAGCCGCTTCAAG ATTCCCACTGTGTTTCTGATGAGTTTTCTGGAGGCCTTGGAGACAGGCTATGGGAAATATAAAAACCCTTACCACAACCAGATCCACGCAGCTGATGTTACCCAGACAGTCCATTGCTTCCTTCTCCGCACAGGCATGGTG cACTGCCTGTCAGAGATTGAGGTCTTGGCCATCATTTTTGCTGCAGCCATCCATGACTATGAGCACACAGGCACAACTAACAGCTTCCACATCCAGACCAA GTCAGAATGTGCCATCCTATACAACGATCGCTCGGTGCTGGAGAATCACCACATCAGCTCTGTTTTTCGAATGATGCAAGACGATGAGATGAACATTTTTATCAATCTCACCAAGGATGAGTTTGT AGAACTTCGGGCCTTGGTTATTGAGATGGTGTTGGCCACAGACATGTCCTGCCATTTCCAGCAAGTGAAGTCCATGAAGACAGCCCTGCAGCAGCTGGAAAG GATTGACAAGTCCAAGGCCCTATCTCTTCTGCTTCATGCTGCTGACATCAGCCATCCAACCAAGCAGTGGTCAGTCCACAGCCGCTGGACCAAGGCCCTAATGGAAGAGTTCTTCCGCCAG GGTGAcaaggaagcagagctggggctGCCCTTCTCTCCACTCTGTGATCGTACCTCCACATTGGTGGCTCAGTCCCAGATAG GTTTCATTGACTTCATTGTGGAGCCCACCTTCTCTGTGCTGACTGATGTGGCAGAGAAGAGTGTCCAGCCCTTGGCAGATGATGACTCCAAATCTAAAAGTCAGACTAG CTTCCAGTGGCGCCAGCCTTCTTTAGATGTAGACGTAGGAGATCCCAACCCTGATGTGGTCAGTTTCCGCTCCACCTGGACCAAGTACATTCAGGAGAACAAACAGAAGTGGAAGGAACGGGCAGCAAGTG GCATCACCAACCAGATGTCCATTGATGAACTATCCCCCTGTGAGGAAGAGACCCCGCCCTCCCCTGCAGAAGATGAGCACAACCAGAATGGGAATCTGGATTAG